Proteins found in one Exiguobacterium sp. 9-2 genomic segment:
- a CDS encoding methylated-DNA--[protein]-cysteine S-methyltransferase, whose protein sequence is MELYFTRMQWNTHTFPVAATADGLCYVGAWDEPEDLFDDWSRKHLPRAERIASDTALAPYTEQLLAYLNQQSTTLSFPIAPVGTPFQLEVWHALRAVPYGQTATYSDIAERLFRPNATRAIGTAIGKNRLLLAIPCHRIIGKKGDLLGYHGGLNMKRTLLALEQRL, encoded by the coding sequence ATGGAACTGTACTTCACTCGCATGCAATGGAACACCCATACGTTTCCGGTCGCCGCTACAGCGGATGGTCTCTGTTATGTCGGTGCTTGGGATGAACCGGAGGATTTATTCGACGACTGGTCGCGGAAACACTTGCCTCGGGCGGAACGAATTGCTTCTGATACCGCGCTTGCTCCATATACGGAGCAACTGCTGGCCTACTTGAATCAGCAGTCGACGACACTCTCCTTTCCAATCGCACCAGTCGGTACTCCGTTTCAACTTGAAGTCTGGCATGCTCTACGTGCGGTACCGTACGGTCAAACCGCCACCTACTCCGATATCGCGGAACGTCTTTTCCGACCGAACGCGACTCGCGCGATTGGCACGGCAATCGGCAAAAATCGATTACTGCTTGCGATCCCGTGTCACCGGATTATCGGCAAAAAAGGCGATTTGCTCGGCTATCATGGCGGACTGAATATGAAGCGGACGCTACTCGCGCTCGAGCAACGTCTGTGA
- a CDS encoding aldose epimerase family protein — MTRLLEKELIRHTLRQEGIEVTLWNYGGIIQDIRTIDRDGHLESVVLGLETVKDYQQHSPYFGAIVGRVAGRIGQARFEVEGKVYPLVANDGANHLHGGIHGFDQAWFDVIEATDTLFHLRLKSPNGEEGYPGTVTLDVFYRLKDTTLTLEMSAVTDQTTPLNLTNHTYFNLSGNAKRDVLDHVLTLPSDCYLPVQPDGLPTGEQRDVSGTPFDFRNGQSIRDGITLEHPETIAVGNGYDHPFVLRDDTLRLEDPVSGRFVDVTTNQPAVVLYTGTQLLTDYTVHGVPARPSLGLCLEVQVHPNAVHEPDFPSILLSPGETYHWKTAYHFSVVS; from the coding sequence ATGACACGACTACTTGAGAAAGAGTTGATTCGACATACATTACGTCAGGAAGGCATCGAAGTGACACTCTGGAACTATGGCGGCATTATTCAGGACATCCGGACGATTGATCGGGATGGTCATTTGGAAAGCGTCGTCTTAGGTCTAGAGACGGTGAAAGACTATCAACAACACTCGCCGTACTTCGGGGCAATCGTCGGACGCGTTGCTGGTCGAATCGGACAGGCACGTTTCGAAGTAGAGGGAAAAGTCTATCCGCTCGTCGCAAATGACGGGGCGAATCATCTGCATGGTGGAATTCACGGATTTGATCAAGCGTGGTTTGATGTCATCGAAGCGACGGATACATTATTCCATTTGCGCTTAAAAAGTCCAAACGGAGAAGAAGGTTATCCGGGAACAGTTACACTTGATGTGTTTTATCGACTAAAAGATACGACATTGACACTTGAGATGTCGGCGGTGACGGATCAGACGACACCACTCAATCTGACGAATCATACGTATTTCAATCTATCTGGAAATGCAAAGCGAGATGTGTTAGATCATGTCTTGACGTTACCAAGCGACTGCTACTTACCGGTCCAGCCAGACGGCTTACCGACAGGGGAACAACGGGATGTCTCCGGAACCCCGTTTGATTTCCGGAACGGTCAGTCGATTCGTGACGGGATTACGCTTGAGCATCCCGAGACGATTGCTGTTGGAAACGGCTACGATCATCCCTTCGTGTTGCGGGATGACACACTTCGACTTGAAGATCCGGTGTCCGGTCGTTTCGTCGACGTGACAACGAATCAGCCGGCGGTCGTGCTCTATACCGGAACGCAACTACTGACCGATTATACGGTTCATGGTGTTCCTGCTCGACCATCACTTGGTTTATGCCTTGAAGTACAAGTGCATCCGAATGCAGTCCATGAACCCGATTTTCCATCGATCTTGTTATCACCTGGTGAGACCTACCACTGGAAAACAGCTTATCATTTTAGTGTAGTATCTTGA